The Amycolatopsis japonica nucleotide sequence CGCCCGCCGTCCGCTGGGCGGAGCGGACCAGGCCGGAGGCCGCCCTCGAAGTCAGTCCTCCAGTGCCCGCCTGAAGTGCTCCGCGAGATCGAGCTCCGCGGCTTCTTCCCGGTCACACCAGACGAAGGCGTCGTGTTCCTCGGGATCGAGCACGACTTCGCCCGGAACCTCCTCGGCGAGCGCGTACACCGCGGCGTGGATCCGCATCGGCCTGCCCGCGACGTCGTCCCAGCTGTGGGTGCCGCGTTCGCCGGTGACGTGGACGGTCAGCCCGGTCTCCTCGGCGAACTCGCGGACCACGGTCTCGGCCGGTCGCTCGCCGGGCTCGACGGTCCCGCCCGGCAGTTCCCAGCGGCCGCCCAGGAACGACGACGGCTGCCGCCGGATG carries:
- a CDS encoding NUDIX hydrolase → MREDSLVTDKYLAYGRLIRDGKILFIRRQPSSFLGGRWELPGGTVEPGERPAETVVREFAEETGLTVHVTGERGTHSWDDVAGRPMRIHAAVYALAEEVPGEVVLDPEEHDAFVWCDREEAAELDLAEHFRRALED